The following coding sequences are from one Rutidosis leptorrhynchoides isolate AG116_Rl617_1_P2 chromosome 11, CSIRO_AGI_Rlap_v1, whole genome shotgun sequence window:
- the LOC139876732 gene encoding probable mediator of RNA polymerase II transcription subunit 26b isoform X3 — MPVSKSAVRMDYWREYFRSANANIFEIIEGAIMLAASDCPKEFKVRRDGIAQILFSCKLIKCSGCDKEELALPVDNEEYDHHDHGGGDDDDDDDDRIKYKSSKESSKVINCSRIDDDDDDDDDDDDDENDVDDDDEQNDDVKANDHVSKYSYGDAEALTDEIEEESQTFNEVLRIKEIVDNSPDESSLALCNSLRKLQLMSISVETLKATEIGKSVNVLRKHTSKDVREIARALIEVWKDMVDEWVDATNMANISENTPESINPSVVDEEEGLPSPPLEDLAFLNPHSMSLELNEFFDDMDDYGNPRKSNEINKNGNNGRKPPVEKNKQHKPLTGPNMVAKPAVVKPSKPPFSDSTPRRVNPNTDRKLQNFEKLTPPKRPANLQQR, encoded by the exons ATGCCGGTTTCGAAATCTGCTGTAAGGATGGATTATTGGAGGGAGTATTTTCGGAGTGCTAATGCTAACATATTCGAAATAATCGAAGGAGCTATCATGCTAGCTGCTTCTGATTGCCCAAAAGAGTTTAAAGTTAGGAGAGATGGGATTGCTCAGATATTGTTTTCTTGTAAATTGATTAAATGTTCTGGTTGTGATAAAGAGGAATTAGCCTTACCCGTAGATAATGAAGAATATGATCATCATGAtcatggtggtggtgatgatgatgatgatgatgatgacagaaTTAAGTATAAGAGTAGTAAAGAGAGCAGCAAGGTGATTAACTGTTctagaattgatgatgatgatgatgatgatgatgatgatgatgatgatgaaaatgatgttgatgatgatgatgagcaaAATGATGATGTAAAGGCTAATGATCATGTTAGCAAGTACAGTTATGGTGATGCAGAAGCTTTAACTGATGAAATCGAAGAAGAATCGCAAACTTTTAATGAGGTTCTGAGGATCAAAGAAATTGTTGACAACAGCCCAGATGAG TCTTCATTGGCTTTATGCAATTCGCTAAGGAAGCTTCAATTGATGTCAATATCAGTAGAGACACTTAAG GCAACTGAAATTGGAAAATCTGTAAATGTTCTTCGAAAGCACACATCAAAGGATGTTCGTGAAATAGCAAGAGCACTAATTGA GGTGTGGAAGGATATGGTTGATGAGTGGGTGGATGCTACTAATATGGCGAATA TTTCCGAAAATACCCCTGAGTCAATAAATCCATCTGTTGTTGACGAAGAAGAAGGCTTACCTTCACCTCCTTTGGAAGATTTAGCATTTTTGAACCCGCATTCAATGTCATTGGAGCTAAATGAG TTCTTTGATGACATGGATGATTATGGAA ATCCTAGAAAAAGCAATGAAATCAACAAGAATGGTAATAACGGGAGAAAACCGCCCGTTGAGAAGAATAAACAACATAAACCATTAACTGGACCAAACATGGTCGCGAAACCAGCTGTGGTCAAACCTAGTAAACCTCCGTTTTCTGATTCAACACCAAGACGCGTGAATCCAAATACGGATCGGAAATTGCAAAACTTTGAAAAACTTACTCCTCCTAAGAGACCAGCGAATCTTCAACAACGC TAA
- the LOC139876732 gene encoding probable mediator of RNA polymerase II transcription subunit 26b isoform X2: MPVSKSAVRMDYWREYFRSANANIFEIIEGAIMLAASDCPKEFKVRRDGIAQILFSCKLIKCSGCDKEELALPVDNEEYDHHDHGGGDDDDDDDDRIKYKSSKESSKVINCSRIDDDDDDDDDDDDDENDVDDDDEQNDDVKANDHVSKYSYGDAEALTDEIEEESQTFNEVLRIKEIVDNSPDESSLALCNSLRKLQLMSISVETLKATEIGKSVNVLRKHTSKDVREIARALIEVWKDMVDEWVDATNMANISENTPESINPSVVDEEEGLPSPPLEDLAFLNPHSMSLELNEFFDDMDDYGNPRKSNEINKNGNNGRKPPVEKNKQHKPLTGPNMVAKPAVVKPSKPPFSDSTPRRVNPNTDRKLQNFEKLTPPKRPANLQQRKPVSSYVESEKDKLEAIKRMLQERYQQAEKANHTSYGAA, encoded by the exons ATGCCGGTTTCGAAATCTGCTGTAAGGATGGATTATTGGAGGGAGTATTTTCGGAGTGCTAATGCTAACATATTCGAAATAATCGAAGGAGCTATCATGCTAGCTGCTTCTGATTGCCCAAAAGAGTTTAAAGTTAGGAGAGATGGGATTGCTCAGATATTGTTTTCTTGTAAATTGATTAAATGTTCTGGTTGTGATAAAGAGGAATTAGCCTTACCCGTAGATAATGAAGAATATGATCATCATGAtcatggtggtggtgatgatgatgatgatgatgatgacagaaTTAAGTATAAGAGTAGTAAAGAGAGCAGCAAGGTGATTAACTGTTctagaattgatgatgatgatgatgatgatgatgatgatgatgatgatgaaaatgatgttgatgatgatgatgagcaaAATGATGATGTAAAGGCTAATGATCATGTTAGCAAGTACAGTTATGGTGATGCAGAAGCTTTAACTGATGAAATCGAAGAAGAATCGCAAACTTTTAATGAGGTTCTGAGGATCAAAGAAATTGTTGACAACAGCCCAGATGAG TCTTCATTGGCTTTATGCAATTCGCTAAGGAAGCTTCAATTGATGTCAATATCAGTAGAGACACTTAAG GCAACTGAAATTGGAAAATCTGTAAATGTTCTTCGAAAGCACACATCAAAGGATGTTCGTGAAATAGCAAGAGCACTAATTGA GGTGTGGAAGGATATGGTTGATGAGTGGGTGGATGCTACTAATATGGCGAATA TTTCCGAAAATACCCCTGAGTCAATAAATCCATCTGTTGTTGACGAAGAAGAAGGCTTACCTTCACCTCCTTTGGAAGATTTAGCATTTTTGAACCCGCATTCAATGTCATTGGAGCTAAATGAG TTCTTTGATGACATGGATGATTATGGAA ATCCTAGAAAAAGCAATGAAATCAACAAGAATGGTAATAACGGGAGAAAACCGCCCGTTGAGAAGAATAAACAACATAAACCATTAACTGGACCAAACATGGTCGCGAAACCAGCTGTGGTCAAACCTAGTAAACCTCCGTTTTCTGATTCAACACCAAGACGCGTGAATCCAAATACGGATCGGAAATTGCAAAACTTTGAAAAACTTACTCCTCCTAAGAGACCAGCGAATCTTCAACAACGC AAGCCGGTGTCTTCATATGTGGAAAGCGAAAAAGACAAACTTGAAGCAATAAAAAGGATGCTTCAAGAACGATATCAACAAGCGGAAAAAG CGAACCATACAAGTTATGGAGCTGCATGA
- the LOC139876732 gene encoding probable mediator of RNA polymerase II transcription subunit 26b isoform X1, translating to MPVSKSAVRMDYWREYFRSANANIFEIIEGAIMLAASDCPKEFKVRRDGIAQILFSCKLIKCSGCDKEELALPVDNEEYDHHDHGGGDDDDDDDDRIKYKSSKESSKVINCSRIDDDDDDDDDDDDDENDVDDDDEQNDDVKANDHVSKYSYGDAEALTDEIEEESQTFNEVLRIKEIVDNSPDESSLALCNSLRKLQLMSISVETLKATEIGKSVNVLRKHTSKDVREIARALIEVWKDMVDEWVDATNMANISENTPESINPSVVDEEEGLPSPPLEDLAFLNPHSMSLELNEFFDDMDDYGNPRKSNEINKNGNNGRKPPVEKNKQHKPLTGPNMVAKPAVVKPSKPPFSDSTPRRVNPNTDRKLQNFEKLTPPKRPANLQQRKPVSSYVESEKDKLEAIKRMLQERYQQAEKAKKQRTIQVMELHDLPKQSVEPKNQHMRPGSNHNRSRGHGRF from the exons ATGCCGGTTTCGAAATCTGCTGTAAGGATGGATTATTGGAGGGAGTATTTTCGGAGTGCTAATGCTAACATATTCGAAATAATCGAAGGAGCTATCATGCTAGCTGCTTCTGATTGCCCAAAAGAGTTTAAAGTTAGGAGAGATGGGATTGCTCAGATATTGTTTTCTTGTAAATTGATTAAATGTTCTGGTTGTGATAAAGAGGAATTAGCCTTACCCGTAGATAATGAAGAATATGATCATCATGAtcatggtggtggtgatgatgatgatgatgatgatgacagaaTTAAGTATAAGAGTAGTAAAGAGAGCAGCAAGGTGATTAACTGTTctagaattgatgatgatgatgatgatgatgatgatgatgatgatgatgaaaatgatgttgatgatgatgatgagcaaAATGATGATGTAAAGGCTAATGATCATGTTAGCAAGTACAGTTATGGTGATGCAGAAGCTTTAACTGATGAAATCGAAGAAGAATCGCAAACTTTTAATGAGGTTCTGAGGATCAAAGAAATTGTTGACAACAGCCCAGATGAG TCTTCATTGGCTTTATGCAATTCGCTAAGGAAGCTTCAATTGATGTCAATATCAGTAGAGACACTTAAG GCAACTGAAATTGGAAAATCTGTAAATGTTCTTCGAAAGCACACATCAAAGGATGTTCGTGAAATAGCAAGAGCACTAATTGA GGTGTGGAAGGATATGGTTGATGAGTGGGTGGATGCTACTAATATGGCGAATA TTTCCGAAAATACCCCTGAGTCAATAAATCCATCTGTTGTTGACGAAGAAGAAGGCTTACCTTCACCTCCTTTGGAAGATTTAGCATTTTTGAACCCGCATTCAATGTCATTGGAGCTAAATGAG TTCTTTGATGACATGGATGATTATGGAA ATCCTAGAAAAAGCAATGAAATCAACAAGAATGGTAATAACGGGAGAAAACCGCCCGTTGAGAAGAATAAACAACATAAACCATTAACTGGACCAAACATGGTCGCGAAACCAGCTGTGGTCAAACCTAGTAAACCTCCGTTTTCTGATTCAACACCAAGACGCGTGAATCCAAATACGGATCGGAAATTGCAAAACTTTGAAAAACTTACTCCTCCTAAGAGACCAGCGAATCTTCAACAACGC AAGCCGGTGTCTTCATATGTGGAAAGCGAAAAAGACAAACTTGAAGCAATAAAAAGGATGCTTCAAGAACGATATCAACAAGCGGAAAAAG CGAAAAAGCAGCGAACCATACAAGTTATGGAGCTGCATGATCTTCCAAAGCAGAGTGTTGAACCAAAAAACCAACACATGAGGCCCGGAAGCAACCATAACAGAAGCCGGGGACATGGGCGGTTTTAG
- the LOC139877230 gene encoding uncharacterized protein has translation MIFGPDQSSWKCSLDSSNVYSSKTMANKIDSIILPRTNVGDATIRNNLIPQKVGIFVWRVLKGRIAVKVELAKRGIDSGSLLCPICKDTPESIDHALLSCKLFHEVWTGIHKWWKINMPPGFDLKMALASTTYNNLPTRSLKTWQAILWTTSYMLWKNRNQKVFNDDSWCLAKIISEIQVKTFEWIGNRSRKLHKDWLTWLLDPINLVSPVNFVPG, from the coding sequence atgattttcggtccgGATCAATCCTCATGGAAATGTTCTCTCGACAGTAGCAACGTGTACTCCTCAAAGACTATGGCAAACAAAATCGACAGCATCATTCTTCCAAGAACAAACGTGGGCGACGCAACAATTCGCAACAATCTGATTCCACAAAAAGTTGGAATCTTTGTGTGGCGGGTCCTAAAAGGTAGAATAGCGGTGAAAGTGGAACTAGCAAAGCGGGGTATTGATTCGGGTTCATTGCTTTGTCCAATCTGTAAGGATACCCCCGAATCAATCGACCACGCCTTGTTATCGTGTAAACTTTTCCATGAAGTTTGGACAGGAATTCACAAATGGTGGAAAATCAACATGCCACCTGGGTTCGATTTGAAAATGGCACTTGCGAGCACAACTTACAACAACCTACCAACGCGATCCTTGAAAACTTGGCAAGCAATCTTGTGGACGACATCGTATATGCTATGGAAAAATAGGAACCAAAAAGTGTTCAACGATGACTCCTGGTGTTTGGCAAAAATCATAAGCGAGATTCAAGTCAAAACCTTCGAGTGGATCGGTAATCGTTCGAGAAAACTTCACAAAGATTGGCTCACATGGCTTCTTGACCCAATCAACCTTGTATCACCTGTTAATTTCGTTCCGGGTTGA